A genomic segment from Cyanobium sp. NIES-981 encodes:
- a CDS encoding peptidoglycan-binding protein, which yields MGIVESLNQDSTIIAIDGNTGLGNDSNGGRVMRRRGSRELILGFGRPEYDDDDGGESDPLAEYPTWPGRYITLTSPLMSGEDIQTWQSQMLKRGYNLGANGADGIFGEKSHSALKQFQELHNLELDGVIGPVSWNATWELKIVGFTQSEFESESDTPSRIPERLVTEKDN from the coding sequence ATGGGAATTGTAGAAAGTCTAAATCAAGACAGCACCATTATTGCAATTGATGGTAATACTGGGCTGGGAAACGACTCTAATGGTGGCAGAGTTATGCGCAGGAGAGGGTCAAGAGAATTAATCTTGGGATTCGGTCGCCCTGAGTATGATGACGATGATGGCGGAGAGTCTGATCCATTAGCAGAATATCCTACATGGCCAGGTAGGTATATAACACTGACTTCTCCACTAATGAGCGGTGAAGACATTCAAACTTGGCAGAGCCAGATGCTGAAGCGTGGGTATAATTTAGGAGCGAACGGAGCAGATGGTATTTTTGGGGAGAAGTCTCATTCTGCCCTCAAGCAGTTCCAAGAGCTTCATAATCTAGAATTGGATGGAGTAATCGGTCCAGTCTCTTGGAATGCAACGTGGGAGTTGAAGATAGTTGGGTTTACTCAGTCTGAGTTTGAGAGTGAATCTGATACACCATCCAGGATTCCTGAACGCCTTGTCACTGAGAAAGACAACTGA
- a CDS encoding IS5 family transposase → MGGKQLGLSDYEQSTAKKRTKREKFLAEMDAVVPWQALIALIEPHYPRTSSKGGRPPYPLATMLRIHLMQHWYSLSDPAMEDALIEVPTMRRFAGINLISDRIPDETTILAFRHLLEKNKLGERIFETVKDHLSQRGMTMRQGTIVDATLIAAPSSTKNKDGKRDPEMHQTKKGNQWYYGMKVHIGVDKDSGLIHSVVTTAANVHDLTPAAELLHGDEEVVYGDAGYQGIEKRDQMKARGIGFRVAMRPGKRRVLPDTPEGRLDDLVETAKAHIRAKVEHPFRVFKQQFAFQKTRLRGMAKNRCKVNMIAALTNLFLARRQLLATP, encoded by the coding sequence ATGGGCGGCAAGCAGCTTGGATTATCTGATTACGAGCAGTCCACCGCCAAGAAGCGCACCAAGCGGGAGAAGTTCCTGGCTGAGATGGACGCGGTGGTGCCATGGCAGGCCCTGATCGCTCTGATCGAGCCCCATTACCCAAGAACCAGCAGCAAAGGCGGCCGTCCGCCCTATCCGCTGGCCACCATGCTGCGGATCCACTTGATGCAGCACTGGTACTCGCTGAGCGATCCAGCGATGGAGGATGCCCTGATCGAGGTGCCCACCATGCGCCGTTTTGCGGGCATCAACTTGATCAGTGACCGGATCCCCGATGAGACAACGATCCTGGCGTTCCGTCACCTGTTGGAGAAGAACAAGCTCGGCGAGCGGATCTTTGAGACGGTGAAGGACCACTTGAGCCAGCGGGGAATGACGATGCGTCAGGGCACGATCGTGGATGCCACGCTGATCGCAGCGCCCAGCTCCACCAAGAACAAAGATGGGAAGCGGGATCCGGAAATGCACCAGACCAAGAAGGGCAACCAGTGGTACTACGGGATGAAGGTCCACATCGGCGTTGACAAGGACTCCGGCCTGATCCACTCGGTCGTCACCACGGCCGCCAACGTGCATGACCTCACCCCAGCCGCCGAGCTGTTGCATGGCGATGAGGAAGTGGTTTATGGCGACGCCGGCTACCAGGGAATCGAGAAGCGAGACCAGATGAAAGCACGTGGGATCGGCTTCCGCGTCGCCATGCGACCCGGAAAGCGCCGAGTATTGCCAGATACGCCGGAGGGCCGACTGGATGATCTGGTCGAAACTGCCAAAGCACACATTCGCGCCAAGGTTGAGCATCCGTTCCGGGTGTTCAAACAGCAATTCGCATTCCAGAAGACCCGGCTGCGTGGCATGGCCAAGAACCGCTGCAAGGTCAATATGATCGCTGCACTCACGAACCTATTTCTGGCGCGGCGTCAGCTGCTTGCAACTCCATGA
- a CDS encoding transposase: MIPPPSSTKNKEGTRYLAMHQTKNGNQSCFGMKDHAGVDRGSGLLYSVVVTAANKHVLTPAAELLHGDEKIVYADAVSGHRQKSSEGRQNNGHQIGDATQKTPRLA, from the coding sequence TTGATCCCCCCCCCAAGCTCCACCAAGAACAAAGAGGGGACGAGATATCTTGCGATGCACCAAACCAAGAATGGCAACCAGTCGTGCTTCGGCATGAAAGACCACGCAGGTGTCGATAGGGGCTCGGGCCTGCTCTATTCGGTGGTGGTCACTGCCGCTAACAAGCACGTCCTCACCCCGGCTGCTGAGCTGTTGCATGGCGATGAGAAGATCGTCTACGCCGATGCCGTCTCAGGGCATCGGCAAAAGAGCTCAGAAGGCAGGCAAAACAACGGACATCAGATTGGCGATGCGACCCAGAAAACCCCCCGCCTTGCCTAA
- a CDS encoding leucine zipper domain-containing protein, translating to MHSHPNARLTPISRERLIRRHLNEGVPLKALAAQAGISLRSAYKWGLLRK from the coding sequence ATGCATAGCCACCCCAATGCCCGACTGACGCCGATCAGTCGGGAACGCCTGATTCGTCGGCACCTCAATGAGGGCGTGCCGCTCAAGGCCCTTGCGGCACAAGCCGGGATCAGCCTGCGCAGCGCCTACAAGTGGGGCCTCCTGAGAAAGTGA